ACCTCATGAAACAGGTGTGTTGAAATTTTCGGAATTGAATTTCAGGgctgaaagtaaaaaaaacatgagcATATGAAAATACCTTGTAGGGTTGAAAGGCGCTGGTTCTGGTGGCATCCTGCCAGGCACCCGGTGCCCAGTGCCACTTGGTTTCTATGGGTTCGGTTTTACAGTCGACATTGATGTTCTCTGGTTTACAAACCAGCGGGCGCGGGAGTATCTCAAGTACTTGTTCCGTCTTACATTCGCTATGAGcgttaattattaatttctccTCCTCAATGTCGTCCTGTCGTTCGATATCCTCCTCCTCAGACTTGAGTATCAGCTCCGAATGTATGTTAGAATTCATCTGCCTCAGACGAAGGCGTTCATGAATTATCTGGTTAACGGCGGTCTAGCGGTTCGCGATGATTGCGCAAGGTAAATATTGAGCCTAGCTGCAATATATTTAGGTTAGGGGTTCCGTCGCAAAAGACAACCCTTTTCAACCTTTCACCCCGCGTCTTGATTGGCCCAACTTTGATCGCTGCGATCGCGACAGATGTTTCGAAGTCTGGTTCGACTTGACCCTCCGCCAGGGGGTCGCTTTGGCCGTTGGCATATGCGTGATGGTTTTCTCACGCGCTTGAACGTTAGAAGCGTTTGAACCGCATCTGGTTGGGACAATATTGCACTGCGAGTTTTGGCGCGAAAGTCGGTACAGCGTGTTTAACAGTCGCTTGCGGTTTAGATTAGTCTTCGTGAGATCAGTAAGTATGGCGAGAACATTGACTTCGAGTTAATTTCACGCTGTTTCTTTTTGTCAGAATTCCGTTCTTTGCTCGAGTGAATCTCGCTGTGATCCTAACCCTAAAATTGGTTCTTGCAGTGCCCCCCAAGAAAGCGATGAAACGAACTGCCTCGGTGCCTCCGGCAGAGAATTCGGCGAAACACGCGAAGACCAACAAGCACAGATATGGTGAGTCTCATACTATTTCATCCGACTACTTACCTCTGAGAATTACTGCATCATTTTGCCACATACCTAACCTACATAGAGGATCATATCCGACCTTACAACATTGACGTGCCACTGATTATTATTGTAGAATTTGTGCCTGCACCCAATTTGCCACGGCGGCAGATTGCAGGCTCGATCCTGAGTTTTGGACAGGGGGATGTTGGTCAGCTTGGGCTGGGCGAAGATGTGCATGAAAAAACGCGCCCTGCCGTCATACCTGAACATGAAGATATCGTTGACATAGCAGCAGGTGGTATGCACAATGCATGCCTAAATAAAGATGGGAAAGTTTTGTCCTTTGGTTGTAATGACGAGGGAGCGCTTGGACGAGATACTAGCAAAGAAGGCTCGGAGACTTTTCCAGGATTTGTTACGCTCCCAGAAAAAGCTGTACAGGTCACTGCCGGTGACTCGCATTCGGCGGCCCTCCTTGAGGATGGCAGGGTATTTGCGTGGGGGGCTTTCAGGGTTAGTTTCAAGTCTATATCGCATTTAAATGGCAGGACTGGAGATTTCAAATAGAGTTTAACTAATAATTGATGTTTGCCTTTATCATGTTTCAAAATAAGGATTCACACGGAAATATGGGACTTACACCTCGAGGAAACGAGAGGTTTCCTGTGGAGATATTACCTGGTGTAAAAGTGATTAAAATCGCGTCTGGGGCCGACCATCTTGTTTTACTGACAGGTAAAGGTCAAGTATATACCTGTGGCTGTGCTGAGCAGGGGCAGCTTGGACGAGTAGCTGCAAGATCAGCTGACCGACATAGTCGGTATGGAATTACCCATCTCCTAACTCCAGGACTAATTACCCTCAAGGCGACAAAAAAGCTATTATTTCAAGATATTTGGACAGGATTATACTGTACATTTGTGAAAGAATACCACCACGGGGAGATATATGTTTTCGGattaaacaattattatcaaatagGTGAGTTACGAATACCATCAAGCATACTGTGCCAACATCAATCTCTTGTTAATCTATGCTCTATTCATACAGTACATGAAATTGTGTTTAAGGTCTTACAGAAGCTATCGTACATCCTTACCCTCAAGTTTCAAAAACCTTCAGCGGTCGTGCATGGAAACACATCAGCAGCGGTCAACACCATACTATTGCCCTCGATGAAATGGGACAGGTTTTCACCATGGGACGGAAAGAATATGGTCGACTAGGCCTTGGACCAAATTGCACAGATGCCAAGGAACTTGTTCCAGTTCCGGCTCTTAAATCAATTAAATGCATAGACGCGTGTACGGGAAGTACACAATCATTTGCTGTCACCAGTGCAGGTGATTGAATTGCTCATTTTACATTTACAATTAATATCTCTAATTACGACCTTGCATTGAACACAATTCTTAGGGGACAACTATTTTGCAACTTGCAGGAGAGTTATATGCTTGGGGGATGGGTAGCAGTGGCCAGTTAGGCACAGGGAAAGAAGAGGACGTCGAGACACCAGTTGTTATCAAAGGAAGACAACTAGAATCGAGAACTGTTATACGAGTAGCAGGTGGTGGTCAACACACAGTTATTTTGGCTATACCTCGACCAATCGAGGATGAAATCACTAATTAAATATGGTGATCTGACAAAATTCCGGTGTAGCTCTGTTAATGGCTCAGTTATCTATATTTACTAttgatttttaagaaattattGAATGATTCGCAAGTTCCGTTGCCCTGGACAATTAATAATGGAAAAGTATTTAAGGTGCATGTAATCAAGCGTTGGTAGCGTACCACGGTATGTACTGATACTTGCCCTCTTGCTACAACAATCAATTCTTTGTTTCCTCCGAGACAATTTGCTcggtttaaatattttcatacgatATTCGAGTGGCAGGGTCAGTATGAAACGGTAAAATTATGCTATGGggtaaacattttttactgtCTTGTTCACTGTTTTGCCGCATCTGTTACTCTCGTGGAGCTACACTGCCCAGAGTGAAACCCTAATGAATATGCGTCATGAAAGACTGAATGTTTTACACGGATTTCTGTAAAGATAGGAGCGATTGCACGCCAaagacaatattttttattacagcaaATCGTGCGATAACCGTACCTCGGATAATACATCTACCTGTACCCAACGTTGTTACATATATCAATATACTGTTCACAAAACGTTACTGCACCTGTTTGGctcataaattattatactcgaCGAAACAACAATGTTGTTACCTTTCAATGTCGAGCATTAAAAAACCATAATCAGACACGTTAATTTCATCATCAAGTTTAATTGCAGTTGAATGTCAAAGAAGTACAAATTAACAGTATAATCCAGTAAtggataattaattgaattcttatttattaaatCGGATAGAAACACAAGTTGCAGAGCAAAGCATAGTTTCTTCTAGATGATAGTACACGGACTTGGAAGAATTTGAAGAAAGTCCTGCTTATGGTGCagaaattgtagaaaattcaaaattaaactaGCGAAACAGATAGACTTGAcatcataaatatattttgattttatatgTCACACTATTATGGAAACTACTTAGGATTTAAACAACTAACTAGGTAACAATATAGAAGTCATTTAACTTCATCCCGTTTTAGTCTGTTCTATTTCTTTCGGCTTTAGTAAAGAGTCCGCATCCTGCATAGTCATCTGGGTGAGCATCTTGCCGATTTTCTCGTGGACGTCCAAGTACTTGGCGATGCATCGATCCAAGCAAACCGATTCACCCTTGCCGAGCTCTGCCTCAGAGTACTTTGGCGGAATGCATTTCCTATGGCAGGCAGACGTCATGCGATTGTACATGTCCGTCATCATCTCTATTTCTAGATCCTGGACTAATTTGAGCTTCTCTTCGTCAAGCTGCGGTAGACCAGCCAtgtttacaatatataataaactAAACTTTGCTCAGGCCTTGACAAACTTTTCCGTCAGTCTATTCAAAGTTGGAGTTTCGTACACGTTCCCTCGCTTTCATCATTTCATAGCGATTCCGTTCTATGGATCGTTTGGACAAGACAAAAGCGTACAACCCTCCAAATACGGCGAATGtcctggaaaaaaaaactatattttatgGTCTGTCACGAGGAAAATTGGAGATGACATGATCGTTCACCAATGATAGCTGCCGCGAAAGAAAGCTGCTTACATGCATGCGTACTAAACGGGTTATGTTGTATAATCCAATacaaagattgaaaaaatttgatatgaaATATGATGCGATTCTGCAAATGGCACGTATTTCTGTCTGCCTTTTACGAAAGTGCATGCAACGTACCTACACTGTTACTTATTCGTCCATTTACATACCTACCATCCAATGCCGACTTTTGTCGTCTTCGATAAGGCCATGTCGGAATCCGTGATGATCCCTGAATGAAACAGCACCCTGCTGGCATGGCGCATGCATGCAGCGCATGCGATAGGAATGGGGGATATACATCGATGTTTCGACtatcgatgttttttttacgGCTGCATCGACGTTTTTGATCGGTGTTTTTTAACGTCGATACATCGATAGTCGATGGAAAATACTGAATTGTCGACGTCGTCAAGTcgggaataaattaaatttgtgAGCAAACAATTCTCGGTAACTTATTTATAAACACGGAACACACATTACTAAGTTTGATAATAAGTCTGTGTTCTCCACCAAATGTTTCACTATTAATctgtatatttaattattttaattttgcatacttaatttaatttatattgaATTCTCATACTTAatacttatttttaattataatgaaaattaaaaattttcgcgttcattttcctttttaccATTGTAGCTAGaatcatttaaaatattcGCGCTTGTTTTCACCATCGACGTGTTAACA
This region of Neodiprion fabricii isolate iyNeoFabr1 chromosome 7, iyNeoFabr1.1, whole genome shotgun sequence genomic DNA includes:
- the LOC124186662 gene encoding regulator of chromosome condensation → MPPKKAMKRTASVPPAENSAKHAKTNKHRYEFVPAPNLPRRQIAGSILSFGQGDVGQLGLGEDVHEKTRPAVIPEHEDIVDIAAGGMHNACLNKDGKVLSFGCNDEGALGRDTSKEGSETFPGFVTLPEKAVQVTAGDSHSAALLEDGRVFAWGAFRDSHGNMGLTPRGNERFPVEILPGVKVIKIASGADHLVLLTGKGQVYTCGCAEQGQLGRVAARSADRHSRYGITHLLTPGLITLKATKKLLFQDIWTGLYCTFVKEYHHGEIYVFGLNNYYQIGLTEAIVHPYPQVSKTFSGRAWKHISSGQHHTIALDEMGQVFTMGRKEYGRLGLGPNCTDAKELVPVPALKSIKCIDACTGSTQSFAVTSAGELYAWGMGSSGQLGTGKEEDVETPVVIKGRQLESRTVIRVAGGGQHTVILAIPRPIEDEITN
- the LOC124186664 gene encoding mitochondrial import inner membrane translocase subunit Tim10: MAGLPQLDEEKLKLVQDLEIEMMTDMYNRMTSACHRKCIPPKYSEAELGKGESVCLDRCIAKYLDVHEKIGKMLTQMTMQDADSLLKPKEIEQTKTG